One Pecten maximus chromosome 7, xPecMax1.1, whole genome shotgun sequence genomic window carries:
- the LOC117331017 gene encoding G2 and S phase-expressed protein 1-like has translation MEDELALLVDVTVPPEMDSPLDFSRPIISNQSPRVSSKLTEDTSNKENADATIDSIEIERSDESDRRHSLTLSTPGALHQRILRDVTEKSICSNAVSSPVISMLEDEIFDFDFALSPASSRSLEHGKEEEEDEEEVFFGPVGFAERCMAQSVGPEVKPLSPLNASQIAELVKEAALVAYRLKTDCKSSSFNDSDSPPKKRHSRSGTFTMDNSPLKLLSLPIIESDHEEPSPAVAVKNPDSSDTRNGNTVTKGNKENLIQQGRKLLTPNGTKSRRSGVVPPANKAKKSLQGIFKTKPSEKKPDVAISAGSGVDASRPDVRSRTSNPVPVIKQALTSKIPDKKSGLSKPVQRLQPPKSHSAVKAIDTVTSAATTGSRPPLTKESDQSTNISIDTSASKPLNNSNRRSLQPPKSSLAVKTDLSANRSMTTTMNRRSLNTAVNVTSNRSITSASSSDKDSKKVSSNSTKLNRSYTISEPKSAQTSNIPGSKRPASKLSLLQPGQIKKKTLAMPNNTKVSNGPVKAIAPTGIQSRTVERKPSVGVGSISSSQDVSMSTPIKVQKNVQPKLLSDTFTATPSSSGSSSNFMSSTPASANKRRSCLPTPNSSRTSSIGSIPPPSPLSFRSGSSTSSFGSVSDSPFTTGGRGRRLPRKQSVGTYGCLDDINENSPSALMPRKQRVVNTPNQPQQKKISKWSPVRKAKPLCLDEAVTQCTKRTYNR, from the exons ATGGAAG ACGAGCTGGCTTTATTGGTGGATGTCACTGTTCCTCCAGAGATGGACTCTCCTTTAGATTTTTCACGCCCTATCATCAGCAATCAAAGTCCGCGGGTGTCTTCTAAGCTAACAGAAGATACTAGCAACAAGGAAAATGCAGATGCTACTATAG aCTCTATTGAGATTGAGCGAAGTGATGAAAGTGATCGCCGCCACAGCCTTACTCTGTCCACTCCAGGAGCCCTTCATCAACGCATATTAAGGGATGTCACTGAGAAGTCCATCTGTAGTAATGCTGTGTCTAGTCCAG TTATTTCCATGCTTGAAGATGAGATATTTGATTTCGACTTTGCCTTATCACCAGCTTCCAG TAGATCTCTAGAGCACGGTAAAGAGGAGGAAGAGGATGAAGAGGAGGTATTCTTTGGACCCGTGGGATTTGCAGAGAGATGTATGGCTCAGTCTGTAGGACCAGAAGTGAAACCATTAAGTCCACTTAATGCAAGTCAAATAGCAGAACTTGTCAAGGAGGCTGCGCTAGTCGCTTATAGACTAAAGACAGATTGTAAAAGTTCCTCGTTTAACGACAGTGATTCTCCCCCTAAAAAGCGGCATTCTCGTAGTGGAACATTTACGATGGACAACAGCCCTCTTAAACTATTATCTCTGCCTATCATAGAGTCTGATCATGAGGAGCCGAGCCCCGCTGTGGCTGTAAAGAATCCTGACAGTTCAGACACAAGAAATGGAAACACTGTCACTAAGGGTAACAAAGAAAATCTGATTCAGCAGGGGAGAAAACTTTTAACACCAAATGGGACAAAGTCACGAAGATCAGGAGTTGTACCTCCAGCTAACAAGGCTAAGAAAAGTTTACAAGGG ATATTTAAGACAAAACCCTCAGAGAAAAAACCTGATGTAGCGATATCAGCAGGAAGTGGAGTAGATGCATCAAGGCCTGATGTGAGATCGCGGACCAGCAACCCTGTACCTGTCATCAAACAGGCATTGACAAGCAAG ATACCAGACAAGAAGAGTGGTCTCTCAAAGCCAGTACAAAGACTCCAGCCTCCTAAAAGTCATTCTGCTGTTAAAGCCATAGATACTGTTACATCTGCAGCCACCACAGGGAGCAGACCTCCTCTT ACCAAAGAATCGGACCAGTCTACAAACATTTCTATAGATACATCAGCAAGTAAACCATTGAATAATTCTAATCGACGATCACTTCAACCCCCAAAAAGTTCCTTAGCTGTAAAAACTGACTTGTCTGCAAATAGGAGCATGACTACAACAATGAATCGCAGATCACTTAATACGGCTGTGAATGTAACGAGCAATAGATCCATCACTTCAGCATCGTCCTCAGACAAGGACAGTAAAAAGGTTTCCAGCAATAGTACAAAGCTGAACAGATCCTACACTATCTCAGAGCCCAAGTCGGCACAGACATCAAACATTCCAGGAAGTAAACGACCAGCATCCAAACTAAGCTTATTACAGCCTGGTCAGATCAAGAAAAAGACCCTAGCCATGCCTAATAACACCAAAGTATCAAATGGTCCAGTCAAGGCCATCGCTCCCACTGGGATCCAGTCACGCACAG TGGAGAGGAAGCCCAGTGTTGGGGTAGGGTCAATCTCCTCTAGTCAGGATGTTTCTATGTCTACACCAATCAAAGTACAGAAGAATGTCCAACCTAAGCTCTTGTCAGACACCTTTACGGCCACACCCTCCAGTTCAGG AAGCTCTAGTAATTTCATGAGCAGTACTCCCGCCTCTGCCAACAAACGACGATCATGTCTACCGACACCCAACTCTTCTAGGACCAGTTCCATAGGCTCCATTCCTCCTCCCAG CCCACTGTCCTTCAGAAGTGGTAGCAGCACGTCCTCATTTGGCAGTGTGAGTGACTCTCCCTTCACCACTGGGGGACGGGGCAGACGGTTGCCCAGGAAACAGAGTGTTGGAACA TATGGTTGTCTGGACGATATCAATGAGAACTCCCCCAGTGCTCTGATG CCTAGGAAACAGAGGGTGGTTAATACCCCTAACCAGCCCCAGCAGAAGAAGATATCTAAGTGGTCTCCAGTACGGAAGGCTAAACCCCTGTGTCTGGATGAAGCGGTAACCCAGTGTACCAAGCGAACATATAACCGATAG